The genome window CTACAGAACTAATTTCAGCATATTTTGGAAACAGATCTTCCCATCTGGACACATGCATGGAGGCTGCTGTTCTGCAAGGGGGTGCATGTGTGTGTCGGAGAAAGAGAATTTCCCTCCAACTCAGCATCCAGATGGTGAAGCTGCCACAACAGCTGGACACCAAGGAACCCTTATCTGGTGGGTAAATGCACCAGACAACAGTGTCTGGCTTCCCAAGACAAAAGTTCAGGGCTGCGGTTCCAAGTTTTCTGCCTGCCATGCTTCAGATCCCCTGCCCTTACCTTCCAGCACACTAAGTGTACATTCAACAAGGAGCTGTGGCTAGCCTTGTCAACTACATCAGCATGGTtctcaaaaaaaaagtttgctgtgTCATGATATAAAAATAGAGAtaaaagttcactaaagggtcatttcaagttagcagaagtttgccaaccccaaaggccggagacagtcagtctaggggcaagaaggagcagttaaccttgaacatgattggttagttcaactgtaactctagaccaatgagaggctgttgcctggatggggaaaagtatccagttggatgtatgctttgtatatgctatgcGAAGTTCAGATAGTTGAGACATAgtctgagttctgtgtgtgtgtaactttgttatagctgaagagttctgtatagtattatagtcttgtatagcatagacttatgtaaccttgcaactgctaaagtaaaagacTCCCTATGGAAAGAACGTCTTGCGTGGAGAATATTCTTTTCCATGAGTattaggaggttgcagtgagtgcaagaagacttctcatcttaccagagtgactccgctttaaactctgctgatatgctGCATGCTCTCTTTTAGCTTACATGGAAATCTGTTATGTACACACAAACACCAATGTAATATATTGAATGGCCCTTAAAGGCAGCCAGGCCAGTATTAGCAACAGAGGAATACTGACATAAAAGTTTCTAAACAGCTGTAGGTCAATTGGAATAATGATGTAGCAGCTCTGAGAAACTGCAGCAAAACCTTACTCCTGTAACTCTGGGGCCTGGGGTGAAACCACTTCCTGCTTTTTTGGCTATGTCCACTCTTGCACTGACTATCTACCTATCACACTTgtatcctccccttcctccaatgaTCTAAACAGGGTTCCCCCATTCAAATTATCTTTTCAAAAACCCTATGAAACATATTAGCTCTGAGAGACTCTATGccccccagtgagtttcatggtaCTACACAGAACCAATTCAGGCCTTTCTGGTCCTCACCCAACACTCCCCATTACactactgagagccagcatggtgtagtggttaagagcaggtgtattctaatctggagaactgggtttgattccccactcctccacctgagtggcagaggcttatctggtgaaccagatgtgtttccgcactcctgcattcctgctgggtgaccttgggctagtcacagttcttcggaactctctcagccccacctacctcacaaggtgtctgttgtggggagaggaagggaaaggaacttgtaagccgcattaagtctccttacaggagagaagggtaggatataaatccaaactcctcttcttctacattgcTCTCTGTGAATGCATGTCCCGTCCCACCCTTATGCCCTGCTTGCTGTGCCCAATTTAGACACCTTGGATTTGTACCACTCTTCAGCTTCCTGCAGATTCTTGACAGCGATGCTCTCGTACTGGGTGCGGATATCTCGCAGAGCAGCCGTCAAGTCCGGTTTGGCCTGCTCCACCTCCACTTGCACCTGCTGCTGGCTGTGCATGCTCACTTGCATGTCGTTTAGCTCCTGCAAGCATCAAGACAAGTCAGgcatctttaaaaatgcatcccacaAAAGCAACACGGGCGTACATAGTTTTATGGGTGTGCTGTCACATGTGTGAATTGTGCTTAGTGGCAATCATACATGAGACAGCACACCCATGAAACAAGGTGCATGAAACACAAAGGAGCGTATccgctagcacaggggtctgcaacctgcggctctccagatgttcatggactacaattttcactacctcccttccagcatggccaattggccatgctggcaggggctgatgggaattctagtccatgaacatctggagagctgcaggttgcagacccctgcactagcataTCTGCCAACTGTACCTACGGACAAGAATATTATGGAGCATGATTGGAGTAGCTCATGAAAAGCAAACAAGGAGTTCATAGCGGCACCCATAGATAAGCCACAATCAAAAGAGGAGGATCACAAGACATATGCCCACCACCAGCAGATACATCAAGCAGAccgaagaaaaaaggaaaatgaacttCAGAGACAATCGGCTCCATGTAAAGATCTCTTAGCTGGATCAGGCTTGCAAACCTACAGTGATAATCCCATGGATGCAAGTTGCTCTGTTGCGCCACCAAAGATTGAAGCTTGGAATGTAGCTACAATGCTGTTATTTGCCACTAGATGGGGCATAAGCCACATGGCTTGTGTGtgcgtaaagtgctgtcaagtcccagccaacttatggtgatcccttggggttttcaaggcaagagactttccgAGGTTgcttcccattgccttcctctgcatagtgaccttggaattccttggtggtctcccatccaaagactaaccatgactgatcctgcttagcttccaagaactggcaAGGTCAGGCTGGCCTGGCCCACCCAGGCCCACAAAAATCAAAGAGCTTTGGATGGGATCCAACATCACAATCTCTCCCTCCCTATCAAACCCATCCAcaaattggttccccaccctgggacatggacaatatataccccaacatttccttctctctggacacagtgtgtaacagacttccctccgtgatacacctctgaaggtgccagccacagatgcaggcaaaacgttacgaacaagatccaccagaccacagccacacagcccggaaaactcaccagaaccagttgaatctggctgtgaaagccttcgacaatacaaccaaCCACATTTCTTCTAATGCAGGCCCAATTCCACTGCTTCTTCTACAGCCCTTACCTCCTTCCAAGGCTCCCCTGGGGAGCATGCTACTACCATGGCTAGCCGCTGGGTTGGGAGAGGCACGCGGTAATTGCCAAGTGAATACAGAAGACAGCCACCAGCCTCAAGCAATCAGAGGAGGCAGCAACAACCAGAAGTGTCCCACCTGTCCAATAGGATGGGTCAATTTTAGAGCGCTCTGCTAGATTCTCAAGACTTTCTACACCAACCAGGCAAAGGAGGATATCGACATCCAGGAACTGGGGACATTATCTCCTGCCCTTGATGCTAGTACCTTTATTGCCTTACCTCTTCATGCAGTTTCTTGAGGAATTCAATCTCATCCATAAGGGACTCAATCTTGCGCTCCAGCTCCAGGCGAGAAAGGGTGGCATCGTCTACATCCTAGCATGCCATGGGAAGGGGAGAACCAGAATCAGAATCGCGACAAGCAGCCCCTTCTCTTTCACGTACAATGTGTCAAGGGAAGCAGGCAAAATGCCCACCCGCCACACTTCAACAGCCTGGtcggcagaagcagcagcagacggAGCATGAGGCCTTAATTCAGCACAATGGACAGCTCACACGTTATCTGAAATGGAACTGAACAGGTGAGTTTCACAGTGCTAACAGAGCCTCCAGTGCTAATTGCTGGAGCAGAGCAAGGCCCCACCAAAAAAGCTTGCCCACATGACAGTGAAAGAGGATACAAGCCGGAGAACGTTTGGTGAGCCTTCCTATCCACAAGCAAAAAGGGAGCACGAGGGAGCATGCTTCTTTTGCTCCGCTCCATCTGCTTACCTTGCGGAACAGGACCAGATTGTTTTCCGCTTCTTCGCGCTTGTGCATCTCTTCATCCATCCTGCAGGAGCCAGAGAGCAGCAGAAGGTAAGAAACAGGGCTAATGATTGTTCACTGTTGCATTGACCACACTGACCTCGCTGTAACCCCGTCTATCTATGATTATGCTCTGACTTATCTCACACACTCCAATGCCCCCTTTTCTATGCCAGACAAAACTGACAGCAACACAGcagcctaaattacctcgtggccggaacagagttttcctgaaccATGAGAGACAAAGGCTAGTAGATTCTACCCCGGGATTTggccagagaagcatctctgggccatggaaTGAGGACAAAGGGAATCTAAAAGGAACGTGCttagctgagaaatctctgtaactaaagtttatttatttcttttgatttgaattttcacaataaaaatccttgagaactcagctggtgtggagttttggagCAAAGAACCCAGGTATTACAGGAACCAAGCTTGGCCCCCTCAGGTTTGGTTGCATGACATGGTGCAGATAGATTTGCAAGCAGGTTGCAGTCTGGGAGGAGACTGTGAGGTCCCTTTGGAGCACTGGGACAGCTGAAGGATTGTTTGAAACCTTGCAGTGCACGGGGAGAACTAGACATACACCATGAGCCCTGGAAGTACCATTGAGGTGAGGCTATTACCTGGGTGCTGATTACCTCAGTCGTTTTAGGAGTGATTTGCGTTATTTCTAAATTACACAATATCTGGACCTAGATTCAAGTTTGTTTGAGCTGCgtttattttgtatatatatatacgaCAACTGTCTTCAGTTATGTTTTGAATGTTTGTAGTTAGAGAATCCCAGCAATATAAGACTAGAGAGTCTATTTTCAAGCCGCTCTGCTTTCTGTTTGCTTATAGAGAAATTTGCTGTTCTTCTGAGACGTTTATAAGTGATTCAGCTGTTTGGGCTGCGAACCACACAACATAATTGTGTTTTCATCCTTTCCTCAGCAGCCTGCATCTTCCTTAATTCCTACCAGATTATCACTACATCAAATAAACTTCTCCAGCTCCCTAGCATTTATTTAATGTGCACTATGTACAATATAGAAGGGGTGATGGAAGCCCCCACCTAGAGGAGTTGCTTgtattagatcaggggtgtccaactctggtgccccagatgttcatggactacaattcccatcagcccctgccagtatggtcaattggccatgctggtagggactgatgggaatctaaaagagtttgttcatgtgatatgactacggttgaaacacttggccattctttgtttctatgccctgaatacaataagatacgcatgaaatacatgaattccattttcttgcaatgttctcagtggcatgagtgttataagatacccaatctcctgaacagctcttatgtgctcttttgtgaaactgttgcaaatttcatactggaaattagtagttttaactacatttcttaaccttgttttgttttaaaattttgtcctgttttatatgccaataaaggcttgtgttgtgactgatgggaatcatagtccaggaacatcgggggtgccagagttgggcaTCCCTGTATCGATAAGAAAGACTGGAGGGAAGCAAGAGGTTGACCAATAACAACATTAACTGGGGTATGGAAAAATTGGTTGATAggggagacagagagaaattAACTCTGGAAAGGCTTTGCCAGAAGCACTTTGCAGACTTTGGTTTCATTAAAAACCTTCTATCGGGTGTGGAGAGTTAaatgttttcctggagaaaagagATGTTTTCAAAGCCGCTTCTCACCATACCTTCTCCTGCCGCCTTCCATCCATCCTACCCTGGCTGACTCAGGAGGAGGAAAGGATGGGGAAGACGCAGTTCTGTCATTTTGCAGGCATAAAGGGCCACGCCCATTTCTCTCCCAGCCTTTGGATCCTTACAATAGTCTGTACTCgttctctcccgcccccccccccccatatcccctCGCTTCAGCCATGCCAGGATGCCGAAATAGAAATCCCACCCCACAGGGCCTTGGGGAATGCAGTCACCATTTTTCTGTCCTAcagttttgttcctttttttaaaataatgcatcaTGCTGGACCCCCCCAAGTACCACCTGGTAAGACCAGCGCGCTGCCCGACCACATCACAAGCATCCGTTTGATATCCTTTTCGTGACTATGTTTGCCGACTGCACAACCTCTGTGACATGCAGAGACCTTCCACTAAAGGGATTCTTGGTACAGCGTTCTTCCTTGCTACACCCTATTGCTACACTGTCCCACAATCActctgttttccccttccccatctaGACACCCTACAGCTGCAACAGAACTGTAGAAGGGTCCAACTTTATCAGACACCAATCTCTCTTGTCATTCTCTGACGTCATCTGGGGGGGTTCAGTCCAGCCATTATTCCTTTCTGCCCCGCCCCACAGGGTCAGATCTTCCTCCCCGTTTCTGTATATGCCTTCCCACCCTTCTGCATCCGAATGGTGGATGCAGaaccccactcctatacatgcaCAGCATCCCACTGGAGGAGATCTGTTCCAACTATAGGTTTTCGTCTCCCACAGGCCACTCAAGGATCCATCAGCAAATATATTTCTTTGCCATGCACATCAACCCCTCTTCAAGTTCTGAAAGTCATCTTTCATTACACAGGCCATTAAAACGCTACTTACTGTGCTGCACACAAAGTAGATTCCCTATTTCAGATATGAGCTGCCCATCCACAGGCCCATGAGCAGAACACTGATTtaccccttaagaacataagaaagagcctgctggatcagaccagagtccatccagtccaacactctgctactcgcagtggcccaccaggtgcctttgggagctcacatgcaggatgtgaaagcaatggcctgctgctgctgctgctcccaagcacctggtctgctaaggcatttgcaatctcagatcaaagaggatcaaggttggtagccatagatcgacttctccataaatctgtccaagccccttttaaagctatccaggttagtggtcatcaccacttcctgtggcatcatattccaaacaccaatcacaagttgcatgaagaaatgtttccttttattagtcctaattcttccccccagcattttcattgtatgccccctggtttttgtattgtgagagagagagaaaaatttctctctgtcaacattttctaccccacgcataattgtatagacttcaatcatatcccccctcagacgtctcctctccaaactaaggagtcccaaacactgcagcctctcctcataaggaaggtgctccaatccctcaatcatcctcgttgcccttctctgcactttttctatctcttcgaaaaACCCTTCCATTTGTCTGTCCACATTCTCCATCCAGAGTGGGAGCACAAATAAACTACTGAATCACCCTTTGAAGTCTGGGGACGTATTTCAGGAATCCTGGCTGGACTCAAAACTATCCTAACCCTGAGCCTCCAATTCCTGGAATCCCTTTTTCAGCATTGGGGGTATAGTCAAGGAAACCCAGATTTGAGGGTTACCATTAAACCCTTTTTCAGTAAAGGAGTTACCCTGGCCTATATGGCTGAATTCTCACTCTCATTAAAGGGAAGGCTAGAATGCCAAATAAAAACAGGTCTGGTTGCTAAGCAGCAATTCAGTATTTGTATTAGACCTGATCAGACTATTTAGTCAATGTGATGGAGAATTAATTTACAAATTGTCATATCACATGTAGATAAAttattgttgtgggctttccaggctgcgtggccttggtctggtagatcttgttcctaatgtttcgcctacatctgtggctggcatcttcagaggtgtaccagagagagaagtgtgcacttcacctctgaagataccagcaaAGGAAGAAATTACATTTTGAAATACACCCTGACACTTCTCTTGTGCTCATCACTGGATTATTCCTTCTCTACTGCTCTGGGTTAGAGCTAGAATTCACATGGGTTCTGGGTAATCAGTCATCCATGTGCGACTCTCTTTTGGGTTCAGTTCCCAGCTCTGAAGCACCCACCACCTAAACCCCACATGAACCCATGAGATCTAATCCTCTCCCCAATTCAGGAACCTTGATGCTCTACTGTGAACAGTTAAAAGTCTTCTCCCAGGGACAACAGTAGTCCGGTGTCTAAAAGCGACTAGTGATCAAGCATGTCTGGAAGCCCTCTCTCACCTACTGCCAGACTGACACAAAACTATTGGTTGATGCTACTGTGTACTCGCCATATGCTCAGAGATGCCCTCTTCATGATTATTCCACTTGTTTCCAGAAACTGGAAACTCTGGCACTCAGCTCAAACAGCCAGGGGCTGAGCCCAGATCAGATAGGCTTCCTAACTCTCCACCCTCCACAGAGCCCTAAGGCAGAAACCAAAGTTGATTCAGTCTGGTGGTTCATTCCAGCCactattccccaccccaccagatCTTCCTCCCCATTTCTGCATACTAGAGTCCAAACAGCCAAACGGTGGAAGCAGAACCCTAACCCCCATGGACGtaggagggggggggttctcgggtttgaccccacccattcatgtctgaagctccgcccctccgtttgtgggtttttaaaacattttagtgcttttttggtttttggcctgcagggggcgcattgtttgggctagcagcaccaaactttcagggattgtttgggggactctcctgatgatactacctgggtttggtgaggtttggttcagggggtccaaagttatggactcccaaagggagtgcccccatcctccattgtttccaatgggagctaatagaagatgggggctacacttttgagggtccataactttggaccccctgaaccaaacttcaccaaacctgggtggtttcattaggcgagactcctaaagataccctgaaagtttggtgcttctagcttaaccattacacccctgacagcaggcacccctcaaatttccccagattctccttttaaatccacccccttcagcatggatttaaagggagaatctgaggtcctcagtttagaagaagaagagtttggatttataccccccctttctctcctgcaggagactcaaaggggcttacaatctccttgcccttccccctcacaacaaacaccatatgaggtaggtggggctgagagagctccgaaaagctgtgactagcccaaggtcacccagctggcatgtgtgggagtgcacaggctaatctgaattccccagataagcctccacagctcaagtggcagagcagggaatcaaacccggttcctccagattagaatgcacctgctcttaaccactacgccacattgaaagtgatgctgtttcagggtgggggataattcaccccaaaacagcatcactttcaatgttgtttacctaaggaccccagattctccctttaaggtggatttaaaaggagaatttgggctcactagtttaaacaccattgaaagtgatgctgtttcggggtggattccagcatcacagtggcggcggcggcggcggcggcggcggcggcggggggggggggggcaactcagattttgcaccaggctccattttccctctatgcctctaccCAGTGGGgaggacagggcaggggagtctgccatccctgaccttggagagctgcttttataagcactgggccaggggcggggcttggagaagAGTGGCCATGctctaggggcgggtgggggtgtggccctcagaggtcctcagtttagaagaagaagagtttgtatttatatcccccctttctgtcctgtaggagactcaaaggggctgacaatctccttgcccttcccccctcacaacaaacaccctgcgaggtaggtggggctgagagagctcagaagagctgtgactagcccagggtcacccagctggcatgtgtgggagtgcacggcctaatctgaattccccagatcagcctccatagctcaggcggcagaactgggaatcaaacccggttcctccagattagatacatgagctcttaacctcctacgccactgctgctcctgtataatattttataatattttgatattttttataATTATCATattttttgacactgtcataaaCCTTTCTTATACAAGCTGTTGTACCCTTCTCATCCTTGGTGTTATCAATCTCCATTGGCGTCGGTTACACTGCCATAACGCACTGCAGTCTCCAAACAACCCTGCAGggattttccttgcactccatttcagaataatactatCTTAAAGCCAATAACTCGTCACCAGCATTGCTTTCTGTGCTGACTTTgtcaggacttcactgaagtggatccCAGTGGTGCAGgtgtgggattggggggggggggggggttcacaagCAGACCAGCCTAGGACCTCTGCTCATCCAAGTCCCAGGCTGCCAACCTGCAGAGGGGCactaggtggggggaggggggctcacaaGCTGACCAGCCTAGGACCCCTGATCATCCAAATGTGGCACTGCCCACCCACTACCTGCAGGGGACACcaggcagccccaccccctcccctgcgcTCACCTGTGCTTGAGTGCGGCCAGGTCCTCGGCCAGGTTGTCCCTGTCGACCTGCAGGCGGTCGCGgtccctgcccagcgcctccaCCTGGGCGCGCAGCTCGCGCAGCTCCCCCTGGCATAGGTCCCCGGCGCGGACGGGCTCCTTGGCGCGGGCCTGGCCCAGCTCGGCGCGCAGGGCGGCGTTCTGCGTCTCCAGGTAGCGCACCTTCTCGATGAAGCTGGCGAAGCGGTCGTTCAGCTCCTGCAGCTCCTGCTTCTCGTTGCTGCGCGTGGCCAGGAACTCCTGGTTCAGCGCCTCGGCCACCGAGAAGTCCAGCTTCTCGGCGCCGTAGACGCGCGCCGGCGTGCTGGAGCGCAAGAGCGCGGCGCCCCCGCGGTAAGAGCGCGCCGAGGAGGCCCCGGGCGAGGGCGCGCTCAGCAGCCGCGCGGCCGACGACGAGGAGGAGGCGAAGCGGGCGGACGAGTAGGACACCGGCGACAGCATCGGCGACGGCCCGAAGGCGCGGCGGTAGGAGGTGGCGCGGCTGCCGCTGGAGTAGCTCATGGCTGCGCAAAGAGGCACGAGGAGCGCGGCGAGGAGAGAAGGAGCAGAGGAAGGAAGGCTCGCGGGGGGCGGGCGAGGCGGCTTTATAGGCGCCCCAGACGGGCGGGGAGGGGCCACCGCAGGCTCCGCCCGTCTTGGATGCCGCCCAGAGCCCCGCATTGCAGCCCCGCCGGCGGGGAGAGGGAACCACCCAAGCCCGGGCGGTCCGAGGGGCGAGGCAAGGAGAGGCCTttgccaagggggaggggaatggagccTGCGGGTTAGCTGAGGGCTGAGCGgttctttgcggggggggggggcatcgacTGGGGGCTGCTGGACGCCGCGGCCCAGGTTGGAGGGGTTATGGGAACGCGTGGGCTCGAGCATAGGGCCCCCACATGCTCATCTATACATGATGTGAcagtgacttgctgtcaataaatgaataaatattatgCTACACTGTAGAGATCTGCAATGGGAAAAGGCGTATCTCACATACTACTttgcccggggggtggggtggggctatgATCTTGTTAAGATGGCCTTGAGGGGAACTGGAGGTTTGGGTGGACAGGTCTGCTAGACCTCCTGCCATTGCACcgaagaaagaagaaggggtgGTTTTTTAGAAGGAGCTTGacctatttattacatttctaccccacctgTATGCAAGATCTCTAGGCGGCTCGAACGTTAAAACACccccatacataaaaccatcccCTAAAAACACTACAGCATACCGTTTTTAAATCCTAAcccgcacccccacccacccaaccaacCAAGCAGCATAGTAGAGGGGTCATCCGGAGAgactagccaaatgcctgggtgaacaGGAAAGTCTTTGCTAggtgcctaaacccataaaggataGGTGCCCAGCAAACCTCTGAGGGAAGGTTATTCCAAAACCTGGGgtaatcacagagaaagccctctcaCACACCCCCTTCATatcttggcggggggggggggt of Sphaerodactylus townsendi isolate TG3544 linkage group LG03, MPM_Stown_v2.3, whole genome shotgun sequence contains these proteins:
- the PRPH gene encoding peripherin isoform X2; its protein translation is MSYSSGSRATSYRRAFGPSPMLSPVSYSSARFASSSSSAARLLSAPSPGASSARSYRGGAALLRSSTPARVYGAEKLDFSVAEALNQEFLATRSNEKQELQELNDRFASFIEKVRYLETQNAALRAELGQARAKEPVRAGDLCQGELRELRAQVEALGRDRDRLQVDRDNLAEDLAALKHRMDEEMHKREEAENNLVLFRKDVDDATLSRLELERKIESLMDEIEFLKKLHEEELNDMQVSMHSQQQVQVEVEQAKPDLTAALRDIRTQYESIAVKNLQEAEEWYKSKFADLSDAANRNHEALRQAKQEMNESRRQIQSLTCEVDGLKGTNEALLRQMRDLEDQYGGEVNSYQDTVGRLEQEIQHMKEEMARHLREYQDLLNVKMALDIEIATYRKLLEGEESRIAVPVQSMSTLSIKTTVSEPEPPVETHTRKTVLIKTIETRDGEVVTESRKEQRAELEK
- the PRPH gene encoding peripherin isoform X1, whose amino-acid sequence is MSYSSGSRATSYRRAFGPSPMLSPVSYSSARFASSSSSAARLLSAPSPGASSARSYRGGAALLRSSTPARVYGAEKLDFSVAEALNQEFLATRSNEKQELQELNDRFASFIEKVRYLETQNAALRAELGQARAKEPVRAGDLCQGELRELRAQVEALGRDRDRLQVDRDNLAEDLAALKHRMDEEMHKREEAENNLVLFRKDVDDATLSRLELERKIESLMDEIEFLKKLHEEELNDMQVSMHSQQQVQVEVEQAKPDLTAALRDIRTQYESIAVKNLQEAEEWYKSKFADLSDAANRNHEALRQAKQEMNESRRQIQSLTCEVDGLKGTNEALLRQMRDLEDQYGGEVNSYQDTVGRLEQEIQHMKEEMARHLREYQDLLNVKMALDIEIATYRKLLEGEESRIAVPVQSMSTLSIKTTGGD